The genomic interval TGAATCGAATATATAAAATAATTATGCTATAAAAGACAAGACACAAGACGTTTGTATTGGTGTACCTTAACACCCTCGGTGATCATCCCTTGAGCAAGGATGACCGATGTGGTTGTGCCATCACCAGCCAAGTCATTTGTCTTAGCAGCAGCTTGCCTAACCAATTTAGCTCCAATATTTTCTACAGGGTCTTCGAGCTCAACCTGGTCGATAGCCAACAACAACAAAAGTTCATAGCACGGATTCAACTTATATTGGGATTGCATGGTATGAGTAAACCGTAATGACACGTACCTCTTTCGCTACCGTAACACCATCATTAACAATTCTAGGTGGCCCGTACTTATTCTCAAGGACAACATTCCGTCCTTTTGGACCAAGAGTAACTCCAACCAGGTTTGCCAGCTTATTCACTCCATTCTGATAAGGAAATATGCAATCAGAAATTTGCATCTAAAACCAAAAAGACAGAACGACATAGACGATATATAGTATTATTATTTAACTGAGGGTGATTAGATTGTACAACTCACCTGCAGCTTCCTCATAGCCAACCCATCCTTGTTGAAATACAGTTCCTTTGCGGCATTTACTCTGAAATTGCACCTTCTCCTAGGCCTGATTTCCTGGGCAAGTGAAACAAATGTGGGCGAAACCAGGGAAAGCGTCCTCTTGGAGGAGAATCCGGTAGGAGCGGCGGCATTGAGTCCGCATGTGGAGATGCCACAAAATGGTGAAGCCATAATCTCTATCACTGTCATAATAGTTTAAAAAATTTATGTCAGAATGGTGAACATCACAATAGCAGGGAGAGGGAACGAGGGAGTGGTCGGATTGATCTATACCTGGTTACTCCAATCTCGTCTTGTGCTCCACCTTCCTTGTGGGTTTAGTGGAGGTTTCTTTGGTTTGTGGTTTAACTCATCATCCTTCTCCTCTCTTAAATAGGCAACGGAGCAAAGGAGGCAAAGATTGAGAGAGAAATAGGTAAAGGCTGAATGCCGCTGGGCCCTCTGGAGCATGTGGAGTCTTCATTAGGAGTGCACATACAATGGGATGATATATTGGTCTTCTTTCGTTTTAGTGATGATGCCACGTataggatggatggatggatggagggagggagggaacGAGGGAACTAAGAGATGATCTCTTAAAACAAATTTTCCGTTCCTTATCCTAGATGTCATCTCTTAGTCATATACTAACGTAAAACATGTTTTTTATTTTCAGCTCTACACTAGATGACAGGGATGATCAACATAA from Triticum dicoccoides isolate Atlit2015 ecotype Zavitan unplaced genomic scaffold, WEW_v2.0 scaffold220492, whole genome shotgun sequence carries:
- the LOC119345273 gene encoding chaperonin 60 subunit beta 1, chloroplastic-like — encoded protein: MASPFCGISTCGLNAAAPTGFSSKRTLSLVSPTFVSLAQEIRPRRRCNFRVNAAKELYFNKDGLAMRKLQNGVNKLANLVGVTLGPKGRNVVLENKYGPPRIVNDGVTVAKEVELEDPVENIGAKLVRQAAAKTNDLAGDGTTTSVILAQGMITEGVKIVGAGANPVQIARGIEKTAKALVYELQKMSKE